A stretch of the Capsicum annuum cultivar UCD-10X-F1 chromosome 10, UCD10Xv1.1, whole genome shotgun sequence genome encodes the following:
- the LOC124887877 gene encoding uncharacterized protein LOC124887877, which translates to MRVVSVYAKYTEFRCAKDIVALFDRNVNRNCPFKARQDRQLVQYDIDNDEDNLDAAGAIREIILPPLAPGMPGYTKFIKDLFTKIRKVIHETEDNLHHCGAISTRSLVQKKAGLGAFTIPCTIGSLDFTKALCDLGASINLMLLVVFKKLGLGDPTPTNLRLVMADRSIKWLIDVLHDVLVKVADFIFLADFVILHCELDFKVPIILGRPFLVTGRVLVDTELNRLKFRLKGKDVSFKVHQSMRQKKEISVFLIVDVFYEDGRDTPVELGMKHFLDPPKEILAPTVPENMSPKRINHPAPQPEDPLGEPISHEEFRATFTTLAQFVDAQNKWPPVILANPIVKSAATMIQTSPE; encoded by the exons ATGAG GGTAGTTagtgtgtatgccaagtacacggAGTTCAG GTGTGCCAAAGATATAGTGGCACTGTTTGACAGAAATGTAAATAGAAATTGCCCATTCAAAGCAAGGCAGGATCGCCAACTTGTGCAGTATGATATTGACAATGATGAGGACAATTTAGATGCAGCTGGAGCTATAAGGGAAATTATTCTACCACCGTtagctcctggg ATGCCTGGATATACTAAGTTCATAAAAGACCTTTTCACGAAGATACGGAAGGTTATCCATGAGACGGAggataatcttcatcattgtggtgctatctccacaaggtctttagtgcaaaAAAAGGCAGGCctgggagcatttaccatcccgtgCACTATTGGGTCCTTGGATTTtacaaaagctctatgtgatttgggagccagtataaacctgATGCTGCTTGTTGTGTTTAAGAAACTGGGTTTAGGGGATCCTACTCCTACAAACTTGAGACTAGTTATGGCGGATAGGTCTATAAAGTGGCTGATTGAtgttctacatgatgtacttgtaaaggtggcCGATTTTATATTCCTTGCTGACTTTGTAATCCTTCATTGCGAATTAGACTTCAAAGTGCCCATAATTTTAGGCAGGCCTTTCTTAGtaactgggagagtgttagttgacacGGAGCTGAATAGGCtaaaatttaggcttaaaggtAAAGATGTTAGTTTTAAAGTGCATCAATCCATGAGGCAGAAAAAGGAGATAAGTGTCTTcttgattgttgatgtattctatgaagatgggaGAGATACACcagtagaactagggatgaagcACTTTCTTGATCCTCCAAAAGAA ATCCTTGCACCTACGGTGCCAGAG aacatgTCTCCAAAGAGAATAAACCATCCagctcctcagcctgaagatcctttagGTGAACCTATTTCTCATGAGGAGTTTAGGGCcacattcaccacacttgctcagtttGTAGATGCCCAAaataaatggccaccagttattctggccaatccaATTGTCAAATCAGCCGCAACTATGATtcagacttcacctgaatga
- the LOC124887633 gene encoding uncharacterized protein LOC124887633 has protein sequence MIEKTLSTFHSSNMVLQQQYREMGFKTYSELIGHLLVAKQYNDLLIKNNETRPPGTAPFSEVNAANFHPTWRERNPDLSRGRGRGRGRDRGGYFNQGNRLAINNNLSTSSAKRGVKLLKQRQGRTLKVDVIDVEERDTGSVAVVRLSIW, from the coding sequence ATGATAGAGAAAACTCTTTCTACTTTTCACTCCTCGAATATGGTCCTGCAGCAGCAGTACCGAGAAATGGGTTTCAAAACATATTCTGAATTAATCGGTCATCTTCTTGTTGCTAAACAATATAATgatcttttaattaaaaataatgaaactcGACCTCCTGGTACTGCTCCATTCTCAGAGGTGAATGCTGCAAATTTTCACCCGACTTGGCGTGAAAGAAATCCTGACCTCAGTCGTGGTCGAGGTCGAGGTCGAGGTCGTGATCGTGGCGGGTATTTCAATCAGGGTAATCGTCTTGCAATAAATAATAACCTCAGCACCAGCAGTGCAAAAAGAGGGGTAAAGCTCCTGAAGCAGCGCCAAGGACGAACCTTGAAAGTAGATGTTATTGATGTGGAGGAAAGGGACACTGGGAGTGTGGCTGTCGTACGCCTAAGCATTTGGTAA